CGGTACGGCGTTGCCGATGATTGTTCGAGGGATCGAGCAGGCGAAGACGTCGATTCTCGTTGCTGCTTACTCCTTCACCAGCAAGCCGATCGCGACGGCGTTGGTCGCAGCGCAACGGCGCGGGGTGAGGGTCGCGGTTGTGGCGGACAAGGCGCAGAACTCGCGGCAGTATTCGGCAGTATGGTATCTGGCGAATCAAGGCGTCCCAGTACGGCTCAACGATCGATATCAAGACCAGCACAACAAGTTTATGGTGATCGACGGTAGCCACGTCGAAACCGGCAGCTTTAACTTCTCGTCGTCGGCTTCTTACAAGAACGCCGAGAACGCCCTGTTCCTGC
The Burkholderia contaminans genome window above contains:
- a CDS encoding phospholipase D family protein, translating into MKCVRGVGLVFCVAAALASAVAAADPMPTGAGYEVGFSPAGTALPMIVRGIEQAKTSILVAAYSFTSKPIATALVAAQRRGVRVAVVADKAQNSRQYSAVWYLANQGVPVRLNDRYQDQHNKFMVIDGSHVETGSFNFSSSASYKNAENALFLRNVQPIAAQYDAEWRRLWQESTDLNGRY